From the genome of Paralichthys olivaceus isolate ysfri-2021 chromosome 4, ASM2471397v2, whole genome shotgun sequence:
GTCAATCTGGCTCGTCCACAAAACCAAGATGGAGTTTCCTTTCCTCACTAAGTCCGAGTTCCCCTTTGCCTCCAAATCAGAGATGCTAATCATTGGACTCaaggtaaaatatatttttttgttaaacTTCAGAAAAATATATCTTCTATCCACTTGTTTCCAGTTAAATTTACAACACTTTAATAACTAGtataaaatattgtaaaaatgcAGCTAATGCCAGATCAAACTGTTGAATGTCCGACTCAAGACATGTCTTCATTTGTCAGGAGCAACAAAGTGCGACCATGATTTCATTTTACGGCTCTGGAAAGGTGACTGTGAATGTTACCTCTGAGAAAATGGGAGTGAAGCAAGGTAAACAGGTTTCCATAAGAACGCCCTGATATCTGTTTAGTGCTGTTACCTCAATCataatgcttgttttttttccttcaggtgAGGCAATGGGGGTTTCTGTAGAAGTGCTCAACGACTCAGCGCGCACAGTAACACCCAAATTCTACCTCTGTGAGAAGCAGACCTTTGTTGCTCGGTCGAAAAGGACCGTGCACACAAACGACGTGCTCTTTGGGACAGGAGATTCTGTTATGGCCGAGACGAGTCACGTTGTTACTAAAGTTCTGAGTATCCCTCCACAGACGCCCCCCACCTTTTTCAACTGCTGCATGATGAAGCTCGAGTACAGACTCAAGGTACCAATTCGCTATGATGGGTTTATGACACTGTTGACACTGTCCCACAATCCATTAGTGATATATGCTAATTGTACTGCAGTATTCTGCATCACTGAGTCCAATATACATCAAGAtctatttaattttattctacTGTTAGAATTGCATAAATCTTTGCACATAGTTATTACCTGGCATGTATAGACCTACATCGTCAATGTGAAAGGTTTGATGACGTCCTTTACCCCTACCTCCTTATGAGGGCGTGTCACCCACATCACCTCTCCACTTTCTATTGTTGTACTCCTTATAGGTACGTTACATTTCAGTCATTCAAGATTTTGTAGGTTTGCCTCTCTGTTATTGTTAAGTTTAGtcatttcctgtgttttgtCAGAATAAAGGATGAACGCCTCTTTAGAAATTCATGGTCCAGGCTTTAGCATATATACTGTAGCAAACTGTAATAATGGAATGCAAATGTTCACAACCTCAGTAAGCATGAGATCCTGTGGTGTCACATTTCTGCTGATGAGACTCTATGCAAAGAGAGAAACTCCTCTGACCCCAGGGACACTTTCAGATGCCATTAATGCACCTTTAGAAAATACACTTGGCTTGAATCTATAGTAAAGTGCctgcaaaaacatttctgtgcaaGACATCTTGTGACAACAGCACCGCTTGGTGGCTGTGTGACGGGGTGAGACAGAGGAGTAGGAGTGGTCACAGGGGAGGCCCCTCAACATCTCCACACACTAATGAGAATGCATTCAGGGAAAAGTGTCACATTACAGTCCAACCTGTTCTGTATAACGATCGGCTCAACAGTGCTGTCAGTAAACGCTGGTTTAGTGACAGACACAACAAAGGAATCATACTgttcaatgaaaacattttatcttaaatgatttaaatgagCTGTATATGCATAAGCTGAAAGCTGCATTACAAATTGTGTTTCTTTGGTCACAGGTCACTCTCGATGTCCCGCTGGCAAGAGACCCGGAGATCAAACTTCCCCTGGTCATCCTGCAGGGTTCACTAAAGCCACATCAACAAAAACCAAAGAGATCCATCTGGTTCAGGAAGCTTCCTGGTTTAAAAGGATGTCTTGGATCAGGAGAGGGTGGCACACATGCCGTATGACATGGAGAGACTTCACTTAGAATAATAACAGTGTAAATCTGCCTGGTAGTGTGGATGTCTCTCGAAGAAGTTCAAACTACATCAAACTCCTGAGAATCTGCACCATGTTCTCTTGACCACTAGATAGAGACGTGCCACTAAATTGTGTGCCAGTAACAGCTGATTAATTTATGAGAGGATTTGAGCACTTTAATCAGAGTGCTGGCaccaaaatgcaaaatatacaAGAAGTAGCCTTAAGTTAAAGTCTTCAATTTAAAGCTATGCTTTAATGGATACATATAAGTACTATCATCTAAACAAGTTTCTCAAGTCCAAGTACTAATTTTTGGAAATTGTCCCCAATGAcacatattattatatattagatCATTACTATGATGCCATCATGCATTTTTAGTCTTGttagagttttttttaacaactttattttgGTATTTTGGTTCAATGGTTCCAGGGTCAGAGATCTCCAACGACTCATGAGATGATTAATGAGGTGGggcagcagaaaaaacaaatctctgctTTTCTGGGGTTTTCTCTATACTTTGCTTTTTGTTCAACATTGGAAAATGCTGAGCCTCAAGCCGTTTGTTAAATGAAACCATGTGAGAAGTTTAGATGGGAAATGTTTCAGCTAACAAATCACTGACATCTGAGCGTAACAAGGGACCCCGGCCAAAAAATCCTGGGCACCTCTGgttaatcaat
Proteins encoded in this window:
- the LOC109638051 gene encoding arrestin domain-containing protein 3-like, with the protein product MTVKRFTLDYNKVNEQGTFSPGDVISGKVTVVTNKETKVQCFLVRAKGKAEVTWCEQEGETTVVHSDKKKYFYFEHIILQDKNKGDGSEIIGPGRNVYPFTFTIPDRDMPSSCEGKWGKIAYSLRAQLTQSIWLVHKTKMEFPFLTKSEFPFASKSEMLIIGLKEQQSATMISFYGSGKVTVNVTSEKMGVKQGEAMGVSVEVLNDSARTVTPKFYLCEKQTFVARSKRTVHTNDVLFGTGDSVMAETSHVVTKVLSIPPQTPPTFFNCCMMKLEYRLKVTLDVPLARDPEIKLPLVILQGSLKPHQQKPKRSIWFRKLPGLKGCLGSGEGGTHAV